Proteins from a single region of Mucilaginibacter daejeonensis:
- a CDS encoding DUF6728 family protein gives MYFFRKKDNDRPQSFNLKVMHIINATAIIMFIAGIIWKLIDWFILKK, from the coding sequence ATGTATTTCTTCCGCAAAAAAGATAACGACAGGCCCCAAAGCTTTAATCTTAAAGTGATGCATATCATCAATGCAACCGCCATTATTATGTTCATTGCGGGCATCATTTGGAAACTGATCGACTGGTTCATCCTCAAAAAATAA
- a CDS encoding RidA family protein, translated as MSTIINTANAPAPIGPYNQAVLAGNFLFVSGQIALDAATGELVLTDIATETHKVMANIKAILAEAGLDLSAVVKTSIFLKDMGNFAEVNEIYGSYFTADFPARETVQVAALPKNVNVEITVTAFKA; from the coding sequence ATGAGTACAATAATCAATACTGCTAACGCACCTGCACCTATAGGCCCATACAACCAGGCCGTATTAGCGGGTAATTTTTTGTTCGTGTCAGGGCAGATAGCCCTTGATGCTGCCACCGGCGAATTGGTGCTTACCGATATTGCCACCGAGACCCATAAGGTGATGGCCAACATCAAAGCCATATTGGCCGAGGCCGGTCTTGACCTATCGGCTGTAGTAAAGACGAGCATCTTTTTAAAGGACATGGGCAACTTTGCCGAGGTGAACGAGATATACGGCTCGTACTTTACGGCTGATTTCCCTGCCCGTGAAACGGTACAGGTAGCTGCTTTGCCAAAAAATGTGAACGTTGAGATCACGGTGACCGCTTTCAAGGCCTGA